The sequence below is a genomic window from Oreochromis niloticus isolate F11D_XX linkage group LG3, O_niloticus_UMD_NMBU, whole genome shotgun sequence.
ttatttctccctgatatccgatccagtaatttaggtcaggatCAGACCGATACTGTATATCTGATCGGTCCATCCCtaaatcaaacctctgtaactttgcttcacttcagcagcatcagctcatgttcacatgttgattcatggtttgcttcagtttttgatcgactgcagaatattttgaaggttatctgctataaaaagccagaacagcaaaatctgcttcatgtgtttctgtttgatcctcagtgactttgacacaaaggcctctgctgtgatgatcacacctctgatcaagtctcacagtgtcacaactgataaatgatcagagttagaagatttctgactgtctgctgtgtgccgtgacctttgacctgctaaagagagtcagctgtggattattcattgttgtgtctgatacttagaaccATGAGGAAGAagctacacagttaatcagggtccaCTCTCTCTGAATTaggaaaggtgggcaggccgcatgtgggccgcgggccatacgttgagtatcactgtttgaaatgtgaacattgttctgctgcagtcaatggactaaaccagagaagaagaaaacagactttaccatgaagatcctcagtgtggatcagtataatatcagcctgatgtctgcagtttagtgtcagcacaactttcacatcatattcatctcagcacaactaaaacatgctgactgacctcagagtttcaagtccacatcctggactctccaggaaaccacacagatgcttcactcctgaatcctgcaggtagTTGTTGTTTAAGAAATAGTGGGAGTCactactcaggtccagctctctcagatgggaggggttggacttcagcgctgctgccagataatcacagctgatctttgacaaaccacattccttcaatctgtataaagaatgaaagatgtaagtttattagacaaagtgtgagcttggaatcattcagtgtttcatcatctgttcagagctgaagaaggttcagaatgtagaagtttagaaaatggaaactccaaacagctgaagccaacaggaagcagcttcaaacaaacacaacaagagaaaaaactctgaatgtttcacattaaagtcgtacatttcaAACAAGTGTATTTTAAAGACAGCGTCACTGATGATCATCTTCTGCtcagttaaaataaatgaagctCTAAAGGGCTCAGTCTTTATCTCCAATAAACAAAGCTGATCATGGAGACCCACCAGGTCAGCTGATCTATGGACAGCACGAGCATCTTTAACTAAGTGTGAGAGGTGAGCAGTCTTTGGAAGCCTTTACTGTCTGATAGTGATGTTTAAACTCAGAGCAGGATTTGGAtcattattttccttttcttctatTATTATGTTCAGCTTCTGCTTCACAGATAATCACTGAGATGTTTCCCACTGTTGGACAAACTTTCACAGTTTCTTCATAAAGGAGATCTCCTGTGGAGTCCATCTGTGCACACACAGTACTACCAAACTCATCTcatactgaacacacacactttgtagGAATCATCAGTACTTTGACTGTTTCTCAGGTTAGCTTCAGGTTATCCATTTAGCATTTCTCCAGTCTGAGTCACAGAGTGTCACATGACGTGACAGAAGCTGATTGGTCAGCTGCAGTGATGGTGGTGGAGCAGCATTAACGATGATGCTGTAGAACAACAGGAACACAGGATATCAGACTGTTAGTGGGTTTCATCATTCCTGCTGCACTGTTTGTCCTTCTTATTGAAGTGACCTGCTGAGAGCTCACACTGTTCTCTGTAGAAATGATGTCAGTCTGACTCGTCACATGTTTGGAGGCATGTTTGATGTTTGCTCTTCTGGAAACTCTCAGTATCAAATATGGAAGATGCAAAGTAGACACGCTTCAGTCTGTATGGACCTGTTTCTGTAGCTGCCACCATCATTCTACATGTTTCTACATCAGCTTATCAAATCCTGTCTGCTGTTAAAGTCTTTATTTATTACTCTTCACCTGCTTCACTGACACTGTGTGGGCGGAGCTCAGCTCCACCCACACAGTGACAGCTCCTCTCTGGAGCTAAACTTCTGCTTCATCTCCGcctcttttctcttcttcagtGTTCTGCAGCCACGGAGCCTCACAGCCGTTAGCACACCCATACCTGACCAGCTAGCATTACCCAGCATGCCGTGCAGCAGTGTCAGTTTGTAAATGTGCAATAATTCCTGCTCCAAACTGTTTCACAGATtgctgtgtgccgtgacctttgacctgctaaagagagtcagctgtggattattcattgttgtgtctgatacttagaaccATGAGGAAGAagctacacagttaatcagggtcccctctctctgaattaggaaaggtgggcaggccgcgtgtgggccgcgggccatacgttgagtatcactgtttgaaatgtgaacattgtcctgctgcagtcaatggactaaaccagagaagaagaaaacagactttaccatgaagatcctcagtgtggatcagtataatatcagcctgatgtctgcagtttagtgtcagcacaactttcacatcatattcatctcagcacaactaaaacatgctgactgacctcagagtttcaagtccacatcctggactctccaggaaaccacacagatgcttcactcctgaatcctgcaggtagTTGTTccagctcaggtccagctctctcagatgggaggggttggacttcagcgctgctgccagataatcacagctgatctctgacaaaccacagtgctccaatctgtataaagaatgaaagatgcaagtttattagacaaagtgtgagcttgaaatcattcagtgtttcatcatctgttcagagctgaagaaggttcagaatgtagaagtttagaaaatggaaactccaaacagctgaagccaacaggaagcagcttcaaacaaacacaacaagagaaaaaactctgaatgtttcacattaaagtcgtacatttcaAACAAGAGTGTTTTAAAGACAGCGTCACTGATGATCATCTTCTGCTCAGTAAAACTTTGGTCATTTCCTGTTTAGATGAGTTATGTTTGCTTGGGTAGTTGTTTggtcctgctcctcacatacaaggtcttaaataatcaggccccatcttatcttaatgaccttgtagtaccatatcaccctattagagcacttcgctctcgctctgcaggcttacttgttgttcctagagtatttaaaagtagaatgggaggcagagccttcagttttcaggcccctcttctgtggaaccagcttccagtttggattcgggagacagacactatctctactttcaagattaggcttaaaactttcctttttgctaaagcatatagttagggctggaccaggtgaccctgaatcctcccttagttatgctgcaatagacgtaggctgccggggattcccatgatgcattgagtttttcctttccagtcacctttctcactcactatgtgttaatagacctctctgcatcgaatcatatctgttattaatctctgtctctcttccacagcatgtctttatcctgttttccttctttcaccccaaccggtcgcagcagatggccccgcccctccctgagcctggttctgacagaggtttcttcctgttaaaagggagtttttccttcccactgtcgccacagtgcttgctcagagggggtcaaatgattgttgggtttttctctgtatttattattgtagggtctccctataaagtgccttgaggcgactgttgttgtgatttaacactgtataaatcaaattgaattgaattctgtTAAATTATTGCAGAATGTCCATATTATatccaaacaaaataaaagtgaactATTTGGCACTGTCTCCAGCTTTCAGATCCACATAACATTAATGAACCGCATCCTGACAGCTGCAGCCAAGGTTCCCTTCATTGCTTTGATCACATGGTCCTCATCAGTCTCCCTTGTTAGAAATCTGTGGGGCACAGCGACTGGTGGAATGACGTCTGCAGCCATGGCATCTGAAGAGCTGACTTTTCGAATTAAGTCCTTGAATGGACCCAGAACAGATATCACCTTCTTCAGTAGTGTCCACTGGTGAGCCATGAGCATATCAGGGAGTCCATATTCAGACACGAATATTTCCAGAGCCCGTTTCTGCCCAATCAATGACTATCCAGTGCCGTTACAGCGGGTCTGAACGTCTTGCTGGTGCCGCTTCGCAGATTGGTTGATATGTACTCGAGACGGGACCTCATGAACAACCAGCTGGAGAGTGTGAGCAGTACAAGGTAGGCTGGGCAGCTCAGCATCACTCATGGCATTAATCATATTTCTTGCGTTGTCCGGAGCACGACATCTTCAGTATATCCCAGGTCTGAAGCATGCTATCGAAAGCAGCTGCGATGGTTTGGCTTGTGTGCGAGCCCCTGAACGACTTTGCATGTAGTGGACTTGATGACGAACAAACTCCTCATCAATCCACTGCGCCGTTAAACTGAGGAGTGACATCAGGGACACATTGCTTGTCCAAATGTCTGTACTGAAACTGAAGCCTGAAACTTCCTGCATGTGGTtatgcatgtgttttttttactcttcAAAAGGTTTTGGCATCATTATGTCCGTGATGTATGGGCGGCTGGGAATCTCATATCGCGGCTCGAGTATGCCGAGAAGACGGCGAAATCCTACATTTTCCACGACCGACAGCGGCTGGTCATCCAGAGCGATAAAATGAGTCAGAGCCTCTGTTATTTTAACTGCTCGTGGATTTTCTCTTGACATTTTTCGTCACTTTTCCAAAACCTGAGTTAAAGTTGGCTGTTCTGGTTTTGCGTTAGCCTTAGTAAACTTGGTGTATTCCAGCACATGATGTGTTCTCAGATGTTTTATTAAATCGCTTGTATTGAACGATGTACTCTCCTATTTACCTGTCCCCTGTACAGGACGGCATCCTCCACTCCGACATCcgccctgtatgcaaactgtaGTGGGTACAACATGCCCAGGACCCACTACAGTTTGCATACAAGGCGGATGTCGGAGTGGAGGATGCCATCCTGTATCTCCTACATAGAGCccactcacacctggacaagggAAAAGGCACAGTGAGGaaccataaacaaccagaggagtctgttcagtgacaggttgcttctcccaaagacaagaaccagcagacttaaaaaagtcctttgtcccacacgccatcagactgtttaactcctctctggaggggagacaggaggacagagggggggaacaactgagctgtagttccttttcactgtgcaatagattttgttaatatccaacagtgcaatagacttcaatacttgaaatgtgcaattcccttgtattcttattcctatttattctgtTTATCCCTTTGTAtgctctgtatttatatatgtctctgtatttatatatgtctctgtatttatatatgtgtatatttggTATATTTCCGCTCACATTCTGTAACTTCTATCAGTGCTGTGCtattggaaaccgaatttcccagaggaacccacctgagggattaataaagttttatctaatctaatctaaaacCTTACCAGTACACAATTTGCACTCGGCCTTGCTTCTGTGGAGCCGCCAGTCTCACTTGCCTAACCCTGTTCCTGTTCAGCGTGACATGTGCCCCCAGCAGCCAATCTAAAAAATTACAACTGAAATGACAAGCCACCCTCTGACTCATGAAATAAGTTGGTATCGGTTAACCTTTACAATTATGagtacacacacattttacagtattgGCCCTGATAACTGATCCCAGTATCGGTACATCCCTATTTATTAGCGTTGACATTcatgtctttcttttctctctctctgtttctaaACAAACTCAAAGTCTCTGCAGCCTGGTTTTATTTGCTATCATCAGATCTTCAACAGCCTCATTCACATTTCTCACACACTCTAcagcagaggttcccaaagtgtggggcccgccccctaggggggcgtagagccattgcaggggggcgcggtatgaaaagggaaaaaaaaaaaaaaaagagcgcttggacactgtggacacgggctcccacataaacgcaaagcaggagatgaagcatcgccaaatatgtttccaaatcaacttccttccaagccaaagactagaaaatatggtgaagcatatcttccctttggcttcacctgcacaggtgccaaggtaggtctcccctgcaaaattagtttccctgcgtcgggagcagcgctgggctctccaaatcacggacaaacaggatcccacattcttgatttttagttcacaaacacttcttgtaataactaactactcctgacattttggacatgttagctctttatgcagtaaagttacagtgggatacaaataatatcaggctgatcctgccgtaatttgttccccctgttcaaatcacggacaaacagtatcccacagctgtttatgtttttgaacccattttgcacagagaggcatttttttgaaaaatgtattgacagcaatgttgaatattattacacaggaaaaaaaacaactacacgtaaaataattacaccgtgacgcctctgcctttctaaatggagggacagtaactgcgtgtgtatatgtaagcgtgtaaaacctgcagatagtcagattaacagtattttgtctctatctcccattctgcaattcatctcatgtaaacaataacgtggcgcacagcgtgacgtgaaaagaggcacatacctttgacgttgcgtgacgaactctgtattcctcgtccacacataaaggcataaaaggagttttaaataatctccgttttcggtgaatcgaaacgccgtttacgtgttgacgaaaagcccaaacgcatacaaacagctgcgttttcaaaaatacccgtgtaggtgtggacgcgaacgtttttcttgtaaaaaaggggggcctggcaaaaaaagtttaggAACCACTGCTCTACAGCCTATTCAGTACTGACTTCATCTTCACTGACTGATGAAGCACAATATGAACCTGTGGAGGCTAAAAACTGTCCTGTCAAACATCTCCCCATCACcactccacttctgtcagccttTAAACGAACCCTGCTTAAGTCTGTCACTTCTATTTGGAGCCAAGAGGAAAAACTGTTGTTTAGTCGTTTGGAAAGACACGACATTTCTGAAAGCACTCAAACTTCTTCACATTTGTCTTCAGACACATCCTGAACAATTAGGAACTAAAGAAAGTTTCAAAGATCAATCAAAGATctgaaatatagaaaaacaacaacagctgcagtcagtgaactcacctcagagtctccagtcgACAGTTTGGACTCTCCAGTCCAGCACACAGAAGTTTCACACCTGAATCCTGCAGTTTGTTCTtactcatgtccagctctgtcagatgggaggggttggacttcagggCTGAGGCCACAACTTCACAGTGAGTCTCTGAGAGTCCACACTTACACAATCTGTGATTatggaaaatataaaatgtgttattataaaagaagaaaatctgcattataaacacagactgaatgtacatgaagacaaaacagagtgACGTCATAATCTGATGAACATCTGCTCTTCACATCTGTGCTTCAGCTCCTCTTACTGTGTTCAACATGACACAATGATTCAGTCTCTCTCAGACCTTCAGACTTTTAATGAGAatctttgtttggctttaatCTGCAGATGAGGGAGGAAGATGGCGTCACATTTAGGCTTCCATAATATCCACAGTCTGTCAGTGAGATCTGATCTAGACTCAGAGTGAAGAAACACATTcggactgtttcctgttttgaatctagaacattttgaatgagttcagctcagtgaagagttCCAGCTGGaaagatgatctctgtttgctacctgctgctgtcaggtacGACTGTTCATGTCCACACGCAGGAAAAACCTGCTGACTGTTACCAAACGGAGCAGAAATCTCACCACTGGACAATAATGATGAAtgaactcagagctgctgatatCAGATCGATTTCaactaaacaaagaaatgatTGGCTCATTTTAGCTTTCTGAGCCATTAGTCTGCAGGTTTATCACTAGTTGGCAGAAAAAGATTTGTTTTCCTGTTCTGGGCTTCAGTGTTTAGGACTCCAGATCCAGGTGACAGCAAGTCAAAATGATGTTACCTGTCTGTGTCCAGCAGCAACCTGTGTTCACTTTGAATATTGTTATAAACTGACATGGATCAGTTTGTCTTTGgcaaaaaacacagcagtgaatTCCATCAGCAGAAAACAGGGACGACATTTCAGCAGCAACAACTAAACACTGAACAATCAGCTCTGTGATTAATGAGGACATGAAGTCAGACATTTGTCATTAGGAGCAGCAACAGGAATGAGAGTGAATCCATGTGCTGCTGTGACATCAGCGTTAGCTCacatatttgacacatgttCAGTCCAGATGTCAGCAGTGTCTTCTCACTCAGTTTGTCCCACTGTTGGCAGTAAGAGAGCACAGCTGGTTCACCTCTGAGCCCTCACTCTGAACCACAGCTCTGTCACTCAGGGACGTCAGTGCATCACACTAAACCAGAGTCTTCCTCAGCACCTTCATCCTCACTCACCATGTTTATGCCACTAAACTCTGTCTGTAGTTTGGTCTGTAGTCAGAGGAGAAGCTCAGACGGTGACTGCTCTGGATATTTGTCACtgtttttaacattagagtTCACTTCACTACAAAGAAGCTCTTCATAGATTCTTATTTCTGTCTTCTCTCTAACAGGAGCATCTGAatgaccaacaacagcagcagcagatttaAAATACTGCCCCCTAATCACACAACACAGGTACTACATGTAGATGtaagtaaatggcctgtatttgtatagcgctttacacgttcagtcatccacccattcacacattggtgatggcaagctacattgtagccacagctgccctggggcgcactgacagaggtgaggctgccggacactggcgccaccgggccctctgaccaccaccagtaggtaacgggtgaagtgtcttgccagAGCcttgtcggagccggggctcgaaccggcaaccttccgattacaagacgaactgccaactcttgagccactaCCAATGCAGGATCACACACACTTCCTGATCAACAgaaaatatcattttatttgaGAATTTCAAAATAATGAGAGTCGTTTAATACTGTGTAAATCTGAAGAACTAAACTACTAATCTACACTAATTAATGATGTTAATGATCACATCTGGACTCACCCagcctttctgcagttcctcacagctgCAGTCAGTCTCAGTCGTCCCTCTGTTGATGTGTTGTACTTCTGCAGGTCAAACTCATCcagaacctcctctgacatctgcagcatgaaggcCAGAGCTGAGCACTGGATCTCAGTGAGTTCCTTCTCTGATCTGTTCTCTGACTTCAGGAACTCTTGGATCTCCTGGTGTACTGAGAGGTcgttcatctccatcagacagtggaagatgttGATGCTTCTGTCAGGAGAGATTTTATCACTGTTCATCTTCTTCAGGTTGTTGATGACTGTCTGGATGGTTTCTGGACTGATCTCTGTCTGACCCAGCAGACCTCCTAAGAGTCTCTGGTTGGACTCCAGACAGAGGCCATGAAGGAAGCGAACAAACAGGTCCAGGAGGCCATTTTTACTCTGGATGGATTTCTTTATGATTAGCTTGAGAAAATCATCCAGAGATGActtcttgcatgtttttccCAGGAAGTCCTGCAGCAcctctgacttcctgttggtgtaacagtggaacatgtagactgcagccagaaactcctgaatgctcagatgaacaaagcagtaaactggtttctggaagatcacacactctcttttgaagatctctgtacaaactcctgagtacaccgaggcctctgtgacatccagaccacactgctccaagtcttcttggtagaacatgatgtttcctttctccagatgttcaaacgccagcctccccagcttcagaagaacttcCCTGTCTGCCTCCATCAGCTCCTGTGGACTCGTCTCATGTCCCTCAtggtacttgttcttcttcctctttgtctgaaccagcaggaagtgtgagtacatgtcagtcagggtcttgggcagctctcctctctcctctgtagtcaacatgtgctccagaactgtagcagtcatccagcagaagactgggatactacacatgatgtggaggctcctggatgtcttcatgtgggagatgattctgctggacagctcttcatcactgaatctcctcctgaagtactcctccttctgggcatcagtgaagcctcgtacttctgttagcctgtcaacacatgtaggagggatctgattggctgctgcaggtcgggaagttatccagacgagagccgagggaagcagattcccctcgatgaggtttgtcagcagctggctgactgatgacttctgtgtgacatcagacagaagcttcctgttggtgaaatccaatgaaagtctgctttcatccaggccgtcaaagatgaacaaaagattacacacagtgagctgctctgctgtgacgctctgtaatgttggatggaaaacatggatCAGCTCCAGGagactgtactgctcatctctgaccaagttcagctccctgaatgaaagcagaaccaccGGACTGATGTGTTGGTTCTCcaagccctctgcccagtccagagtgaacttctgcactgagaaggtttttccaacaccagcgacgccgttggtcagaaccactctgatggATCTCTGTTGGTCAGgaaaggctttaaagatgtcctggcaGCTGATTGGAGTGTCATGGAGGGCGTCCATCTTggaagctgtctccagctgcctcacctcatgttgggtatgaacctcttcactctgtccctctgtgatgtagagctcagtgtagatgctgttgaggagggttctacttcctgtttcatcacttccttcagtcacactttcacatctcctcctcagactgatcttatgttcatctaaaacctcctgcagaccaacatctgctgaaagaatgaaaaacaatgagactaaagagaaagaaaactcttcaatgtctgaacaacaacaagaaagttttcagaaatgagtccatcagcagacagatgttcagtcttactttgtacacagctgctctgactggcCGTCTGCAGTCCAGCTCTGGTTCTGGATCTTTTTCCACACTGGGGACAGGAGGAGtctcctgatgaagcagactggtcCCAGTATGAGGAGATGCACTGTCTGCAGAACCAGTGTCCACAGCTGGTAGAGACTGGATCCTTCAGGACGTCCTGACACAAAGCACAGCAGGACAGCTCCTCCTCACAAACaccactcctcttcctcttcctccctctgtgAACATATTTCTTTATCACTAAAATTATTTACTGTTAGTGACAAACATCCAGATTTGATGACACTGTGCAGAAGCTCTGATGGTCACAGAGAAAAGTCAAAGTGGAGAAACTTGTGTTTGAATTCAGAATCAGAGTTTCCTTTGCTGTTCCTGTCTTATTAAACACAGAGTGATCAGCCTACAAACTGCACAGTAAAAGCCTTCATCACAGAGCTGATTATGTCCTTCACTGGATGTACTGGAAGTTTGGGATCCATCACTTTgaactgacctttgacctcctctAAAAACTGTGGTGGAGCAGCGGTGTCACATTCAGAgctttcagctttattttgaaagagttcAGTCAGCAGGAAGTGACCTTCTGGGTtctgattttctttctcttattttacagaagtgaagaagaagaactaAAAGGTTTGAAATCATCTgagttatattttttaacattgccaccaaattgagttcagcctccAGCAGTAACTTTGTTTCATGATGCCTCCCTGATGATGTGATGTTTGACTACAAACCTGTTTATGTGTTAGACATTAATCACATGAACACAGGCAGAAAAAAGAAGCCAATGAAACAAATGACAGAAACGTGTTCATTCACTGCCATAATCCATATTGTATATGTACTGATCTttataaagaacaactctgcaacgCTTTGTTCTGAGTATCTGCTGTCAGCACACAGTGCAGCAGTAACTACAACCACACGTTTCTGTAGATGCTGAACATCAGCCTGGAGGAATCTGACCTCAGGTCTGCACAcagagcagcttcacctctgggATAATGCTGGCTTCAGCTCCTTCTACAatcaggcagaaggttctgCACCATCAGGACACAAACAGAGAGGAGCTTCTATCCTCAGACCATCCAAGTCCTAAATCAGAACGTGCTCCCCTCATAGCATCACCATCAGGGTTTAAACAGGACCTTACATCATGTTCTTGTCTCACTGTCATATTTCAGATCATATCTGATTATTATGACGTCACACGCTGCTACACTGATCCTGCTGCTTCATTACTGCTGATATTACTCTGCTCACTCTGTTCACTTACTCTGTTTACATCACTTTGCTCATTTGGGTTGTTCTGCTTGCACTGCTCTGTCAGTACATGCTGTGCTAATGTGGCACAAAGCAGGTTAACATTACATCTGCACaatgtttcattatttcatttaatgATTGTTTCTAATGTTTTGTCCAGTCACAGGAGCAGCTCAGCACATTTCACTGTGTTGACGTGTTTGACGATGCCTGTGACAAATAAACAGCCTCGGACTCTTCAATCTTCTACATTTCTTTGGAGATCAGCTCAGTGGCCTGTTGAGACCATCTTTCTGATGACTCAGTTCAGATTATTATCCTGatactttcttttaaaatgtgatgAAATCATTTATCTGATGTTCTGGCACAAATACACCAAAACAGTCCCAAACAGCATAAACCACCATGTTACACACAGTGTAATAAAAATACAGGCaactacaaataaaaacacttttaaaatataaactgaAATTGTAAAGTGGTCACAGAATTTCAAACACCCATAAATGAGTCAGCAGCTCTCTTACATGGTCAGCTGAGCTCCATGATTGAAGAACATTGTTGGTGCAGGTTCATGACTGAAGTCTGGAGGAAGTATGTCTTTGGACcagtcactcctcacagacacacagctggatactcgagactgtgacctctgacctctgcaaaTACAACCACATCACATTCATATCACATGAATTACTGATTAATCTCTGTTTAAAATCTTTTAAGcagctgcaaacacacaaactggatAATGTGATGGTTTCTGTCAGTAACAGTTATCACAGATTAGAGTACAGACGGCTGCAGAGACGTTCACAGCAACACAGAAGAAATCATTACCTTGGATTGCATTACTACGAGGATTaatactagagatggcacgataccatttttttatgtccgataccgatatcataaatttggatatctgtcgataccgatatgaagccgatatagtgtgtttttaatcaataaaactgtttttttaatatcttgctgcattttgtataagttcatactcaagtttaaataaacaacaacactgaagctattctgttatacctgtgtgtaaaaaatacactgcacccaaaatatttcatagttcagcaacactgatcaatctaataaacttaaacctgcaccatcctccctattctggtattttaaaaagtacttagcagaaatattaagcaacctaactaatagggttgcaaactcccagcaaaaaaaggaaaccaccccccaccctccacctcatgatgcttaatcgacctAATCatctttaatttgatg
It includes:
- the LOC109199432 gene encoding NACHT, LRR and PYD domains-containing protein 12 isoform X2 yields the protein MEEEDGAASAASSCVCVRSDGVTQTPPHYSHGPAATKFFNHGAQLTIGQRSQSPVSSCVSVRSDWSKDILPPDFSHEPAPTVNFIHGAQLTIGQRSQSRVSSCVSVRSDWSKDILPPDFSHEPAPTMFFNHGAQLTIGRKRKRSGVCEEELSCCALCQDVLKDPVSTSCGHWFCRQCISSYWDQSASSGDSSCPQCGKRSRTRAGLQTASQSSCVQTDVGLQEVLDEHKISLRRRCESVTEGSDETGSRTLLNSIYTELYITEGQSEEVHTQHEVRQLETASKMDALHDTPISCQDIFKAFPDQQRSIRVVLTNGVAGVGKTFSVQKFTLDWAEGLENQHISPVVLLSFRELNLVRDEQYSLLELIHVFHPTLQSVTAEQLTVCNLLFIFDGLDESRLSLDFTNRKLLSDVTQKSSVSQLLTNLIEGNLLPSALVWITSRPAAANQIPPTCVDRLTEVRGFTDAQKEEYFRRRFSDEELSSRIISHMKTSRSLHIMCSIPVFCWMTATVLEHMLTTEERGELPKTLTDMYSHFLLVQTKRKKNKYHEGHETSPQELMEADREVLLKLGRLAFEHLEKGNIMFYQEDLEQCGLDVTEASVYSGVCTEIFKRECVIFQKPVYCFVHLSIQEFLAAVYMFHCYTNRKSEVLQDFLGKTCKKSSLDDFLKLIIKKSIQSKNGLLDLFVRFLHGLCLESNQRLLGGLLGQTEISPETIQTVINNLKKMNSDKISPDRSINIFHCLMEMNDLSVHQEIQEFLKSENRSEKELTEIQCSALAFMLQMSEEVLDEFDLQKYNTSTEGRLRLTAAVRNCRKAGLCKCGLSETHCEVVASALKSNPSHLTELDMSKNKLQDSGVKLLCAGLESPNCRLETLRLEHCGLSEISCDYLAAALKSNPSHLRELDLSWNNYLQDSGVKHLCGFLESPGCGLETLRLKECGLSKISCDYLAAALKSNPSHLRELDLSSDSHYFLNNNYLQDSGVKHLCGFLESPGCGLETLRLIRCGLSEISCGYLAAALKSNPSHLRELDLSGDSSSSVIKIINKLQDSGVKHLCGFLESPGCKLETLRLRGCGLSKISCDYLAAALKSNPSRLRELDLRGNNLKDKGVKQLSDLKESPDYRLETLRRR